A part of Parvimonas micra genomic DNA contains:
- the glpK gene encoding glycerol kinase GlpK, producing MDGYILALDQGTTSSRAILFDHKGNIKGISQKEFRQIFPKAGWVEHDAMDIWATQSGVCREVLERNFVRPTEVKAIGITNQRETTIIWEKSTGKPVYNAIVWQCRRTAEICEKLREYGYENLIFEKTGLKLDAYFSATKIKWILDNVEGARERAERGELLFGTVDTWIVWNLTRGKVHITDYSNASRTMLFNINTLQWDEDILKILNIPKSILPEVRDSSEIYGYTDEYTFGGAKIPISSVIGDQQSALFGQNCFEKAEAKITYGTGAFLLMNIGKEVLKSKNGLLTTIAWGLNGEVTYALEGSIFIAGAGIQWLRDELRLLYDASLSEQYANLVDDTDGVYIVPAFTGLGAPYWDMNAKGAIFGLTRGTKREHIIRAMLESIAYQCVDVFNCIEEDTNIQIQNLKVDGGASANGFLLQFQSDMLNTEVTRPEVLETTAMGCAFLAGLAVGFWKNTDEIKNIWRKDKTFYPNLSEENRNRKIKGWEKAVRRTFNWDKDEE from the coding sequence ATGGACGGATATATATTGGCATTAGATCAAGGAACTACGAGCTCAAGAGCTATTTTATTTGACCATAAGGGAAATATAAAAGGTATATCTCAAAAAGAATTCAGACAAATTTTTCCAAAAGCAGGATGGGTTGAACACGATGCTATGGATATTTGGGCAACTCAATCCGGAGTTTGTAGAGAAGTTTTGGAAAGAAATTTTGTAAGACCAACCGAAGTAAAAGCTATCGGAATTACAAATCAGAGAGAAACTACGATTATCTGGGAAAAATCTACAGGTAAACCGGTATATAACGCAATTGTTTGGCAATGTAGGAGAACTGCGGAAATTTGTGAAAAATTGAGAGAATATGGCTATGAAAATTTAATTTTTGAAAAAACAGGGCTGAAACTTGATGCTTATTTTTCCGCCACAAAAATAAAATGGATACTGGATAATGTTGAAGGAGCTAGAGAAAGAGCTGAAAGAGGAGAGCTATTATTCGGAACTGTAGATACGTGGATAGTTTGGAACTTGACAAGGGGAAAAGTGCATATAACGGACTATTCAAACGCCTCGAGGACAATGTTATTCAATATAAATACTCTACAATGGGATGAGGATATTTTAAAAATTTTGAATATTCCAAAATCTATATTACCCGAAGTTAGAGACTCAAGCGAAATTTACGGATATACTGATGAATACACATTCGGTGGAGCAAAAATTCCTATTTCGTCCGTAATTGGCGACCAGCAATCTGCTCTTTTCGGACAAAATTGTTTTGAAAAAGCTGAAGCTAAAATAACCTATGGAACAGGAGCTTTCCTTTTGATGAATATAGGAAAAGAAGTTTTGAAGTCCAAAAACGGATTATTGACTACGATAGCTTGGGGATTAAATGGAGAAGTTACTTATGCATTAGAAGGAAGTATATTTATTGCCGGTGCCGGAATACAATGGCTTAGGGATGAATTAAGACTACTCTATGATGCGAGTTTGTCCGAACAATATGCAAACTTAGTAGATGATACTGACGGTGTTTATATTGTTCCTGCTTTTACGGGACTTGGAGCTCCATATTGGGATATGAATGCTAAAGGAGCTATATTCGGACTTACAAGAGGAACTAAAAGGGAGCATATCATTCGTGCAATGCTCGAATCAATAGCCTATCAATGTGTAGATGTATTTAATTGTATCGAAGAAGATACAAATATACAAATTCAAAATTTAAAAGTTGACGGCGGAGCAAGTGCGAACGGCTTTTTATTACAATTTCAATCTGATATGTTAAATACAGAAGTTACAAGACCTGAAGTTTTAGAGACAACAGCAATGGGCTGTGCATTTCTTGCAGGACTTGCAGTCGGATTTTGGAAGAACACTGATGAAATAAAAAATATTTGGAGAAAAGATAAAACATTTTATCCTAATTTAAGTGAAGAAAATAGAAATAGAAAAATTAAGGGTTGGGAAAAAGCAGTTAGAAGAACTTTTAATTGGGATAAAGATGAAGAATAA
- a CDS encoding ATP-binding cassette domain-containing protein, with translation MIEIKNLKKNYGKFVAIEDFNLEIKEGKTYGILGRINSGGTTIFNVLCNYTFKDDGTVLIDGKEPEDARDLIYMCPKMEFYDGYTLRQVLKNISNFNSDFDLSYALELCDSFKLDLDKKFKVEENVQNCTIFKTVVTICMNKKYLLFNKPEIGLSSLNIRKLSDILIGNFKRNGYTPIIHSKNVNYFFDYLDYIIIIKDKKVALFESREKLEKMVYSISGSVDLISTAVKDRDVLAIRTLKNFSKLKIAYVLAKDEDEIRAHGSRTVSLKEIYEAITASEGGH, from the coding sequence ATGATTGAAATTAAGAATTTAAAGAAAAATTACGGGAAGTTTGTTGCGATTGAAGATTTTAATTTAGAGATTAAAGAGGGAAAAACCTATGGAATTTTAGGTAGAATTAATTCCGGCGGAACAACTATTTTTAATGTTCTATGTAATTATACTTTCAAAGATGATGGAACTGTTTTAATTGACGGGAAAGAGCCGGAAGATGCAAGAGATTTGATTTATATGTGTCCTAAAATGGAATTTTATGACGGATATACTCTAAGACAGGTTTTAAAGAATATATCCAATTTTAATTCGGATTTTGATTTATCTTATGCGTTGGAGCTTTGTGATTCTTTTAAGCTTGATCTTGATAAAAAGTTCAAGGTGGAAGAAAATGTTCAAAATTGTACAATTTTTAAAACTGTTGTCACAATCTGTATGAATAAAAAATATCTTCTTTTTAATAAACCTGAGATTGGACTTTCAAGTTTGAACATCAGAAAATTAAGTGATATTTTAATTGGGAATTTTAAAAGAAATGGCTATACTCCAATAATCCATAGTAAAAATGTAAATTATTTTTTTGATTATCTTGACTATATAATCATTATTAAGGATAAAAAAGTTGCGCTTTTTGAAAGTAGAGAAAAACTCGAAAAAATGGTTTATTCCATTTCCGGATCTGTTGATTTGATAAGTACAGCTGTAAAAGACAGAGATGTTTTGGCAATTAGGACTCTTAAAAATTTTTCTAAATTGAAAATAGCCTATGTTTTAGCAAAAGATGAAGACGAAATTAGAGCACATGGAAGCAGAACTGTTTCTTTAAAGGAAATTTATGAGGCAATTACTGCATCTGAAGGAGGTCATTAA
- a CDS encoding 5'-methylthioadenosine/adenosylhomocysteine nucleosidase, with product MIGIISALNEELMEIIDKIETEKVTRGCFTFYLTNISNKEVVLGICGIGKVNSAIYTQSMIDHFSPEIIINIGVAGSTDDNVKIGDLVIGTEYFYHDFDCTEAGYVMGQIPELKDVKFVADKKLVDISYEKAKKVLPENRIFRGIIATGDIFVAKKEIKNKIKQNFNSLCCEMESCSIIHTCHLNGVKYLALRSISDNANEKADCDFETFVLESAKIVKSIILDIIEEI from the coding sequence ATGATAGGTATTATAAGTGCTCTTAATGAAGAGTTGATGGAAATTATAGATAAAATCGAGACTGAAAAAGTAACAAGAGGTTGTTTTACTTTTTACCTTACAAATATTTCTAACAAAGAAGTTGTACTTGGTATTTGTGGAATCGGGAAAGTAAACTCCGCAATTTATACGCAAAGTATGATAGATCATTTTTCTCCGGAAATTATTATAAATATAGGGGTTGCCGGTTCTACTGATGACAACGTGAAAATTGGAGATTTGGTTATAGGAACGGAGTATTTTTATCACGATTTCGATTGTACTGAAGCGGGTTATGTAATGGGACAAATTCCGGAACTTAAAGATGTAAAATTTGTTGCTGATAAAAAATTAGTTGATATTTCTTATGAAAAGGCGAAAAAAGTTTTACCTGAAAATAGAATTTTTAGAGGAATTATAGCAACAGGAGATATTTTTGTAGCCAAAAAGGAAATTAAAAACAAGATAAAGCAAAATTTTAATTCCCTTTGTTGTGAAATGGAAAGCTGTTCTATCATACATACTTGCCATTTGAATGGTGTTAAGTATTTGGCTTTGCGCTCAATATCCGACAACGCAAACGAGAAGGCAGATTGTGATTTTGAAACCTTTGTTTTGGAATCTGCCAAGATTGTTAAGAGTATTATTTTAGATATTATAGAGGAAATATAG
- a CDS encoding oligopeptide ABC transporter substrate-binding protein — MKKASKLTALALAGLMILSGCGAKSGKDGKDGKDGKKEETGFKPNPVVENEGNAIENGTLKIGIIGESPFKGVFHEAFAQDNFDMTIMNWVGMGGFFDSDPDYKNGNTGQGKIEFKPKEKKAIITIHEKATWSDGVPVTAKDFLRYYLIIGHKDYEGVRFGTDYLNVVGMKEYHDGKAKDVSGVKIIDDKHLEITFKEFDHSIYWGKGIPYNPVPDHVYKDIPIKEQESHEATRKHPLSCGSHVIKEIVPGQQVVAEANPYYAFGKPKTPRMEIKIVPSSQVVAASKSGEYDIIDSFSSDLYEKFAALKNGKIASNYYGGYNYLGFKLGKYDKDKGEVVTNPDAKMADKNLRKAMAMAVDRDTINKKLQKGLSIPLYQIIPPMFSTIYDKDYQGIKYNLEEAKKLLDEAGYKDTNGDGIREDKNGKPLKIKFAAMQGGATQEPTVSFLIQQWKAIGLDVELTTGRLIEFNSFYEKLGADDPEIDVYMGGWSTGSNPDPSGFYGKHESFNFQRFTSPELDKLLANIVSLDNTDPEVRKKHYAELSKYLINDEAIVVPVFSSTTKAFVNNRVKKYDISSPQEGKAPFRNSDIELTKDAPEVDK, encoded by the coding sequence ATGAAAAAAGCGTCAAAATTAACTGCTTTGGCTTTAGCGGGTTTGATGATACTTTCAGGCTGCGGAGCTAAGAGTGGAAAAGATGGAAAAGACGGCAAAGATGGTAAGAAGGAAGAAACAGGATTTAAACCTAATCCGGTAGTTGAAAATGAAGGAAATGCTATTGAAAATGGTACTCTAAAAATAGGTATAATTGGGGAATCACCTTTTAAAGGAGTATTTCATGAAGCTTTTGCTCAAGATAACTTTGATATGACTATTATGAATTGGGTTGGAATGGGAGGATTTTTCGATTCAGACCCTGACTATAAAAACGGAAATACCGGACAAGGTAAAATTGAATTCAAACCTAAAGAAAAGAAAGCAATTATAACAATTCATGAAAAAGCAACTTGGAGTGACGGTGTTCCTGTTACTGCAAAAGACTTTTTGAGATATTATTTAATAATTGGACATAAAGATTATGAAGGTGTACGTTTTGGTACTGACTATCTTAATGTTGTAGGTATGAAAGAATATCATGACGGAAAAGCTAAAGATGTTTCCGGTGTTAAAATTATAGATGACAAACATTTAGAAATTACTTTTAAAGAATTTGACCACTCAATTTACTGGGGCAAGGGAATTCCTTATAATCCGGTACCAGATCACGTTTACAAAGATATTCCTATTAAAGAACAAGAATCTCATGAAGCTACAAGAAAGCATCCATTATCATGCGGATCTCATGTAATTAAGGAAATAGTACCTGGACAACAAGTTGTTGCAGAAGCAAATCCATATTACGCTTTTGGTAAACCTAAAACTCCGAGAATGGAAATTAAAATAGTTCCATCATCACAAGTAGTTGCTGCATCAAAATCAGGAGAATATGATATTATAGATTCTTTCAGTTCTGATTTGTACGAAAAATTTGCTGCTTTAAAGAATGGTAAAATTGCTAGTAATTACTATGGCGGTTATAATTATTTAGGATTTAAATTAGGAAAATATGATAAAGACAAAGGTGAAGTTGTAACAAATCCTGATGCAAAAATGGCTGATAAGAATTTGAGAAAAGCAATGGCTATGGCTGTTGATAGAGATACAATAAACAAAAAATTACAAAAAGGTTTAAGTATTCCTCTATATCAAATAATTCCTCCAATGTTCTCAACAATTTATGACAAAGACTATCAAGGAATTAAATACAATTTAGAAGAAGCTAAAAAACTTCTTGATGAAGCAGGATATAAAGATACTAATGGTGACGGAATAAGAGAAGATAAAAATGGTAAGCCATTAAAAATTAAGTTTGCTGCAATGCAAGGTGGAGCAACTCAAGAACCTACAGTATCATTCTTAATACAACAATGGAAAGCAATAGGTTTAGATGTTGAACTTACTACTGGTAGACTTATAGAATTCAACTCTTTCTATGAAAAACTTGGTGCAGATGATCCTGAAATAGATGTTTATATGGGTGGATGGAGCACAGGTTCAAATCCGGATCCAAGCGGTTTCTATGGAAAACATGAATCATTTAACTTCCAAAGATTTACTTCTCCGGAATTGGATAAGCTTTTAGCTAATATCGTAAGTCTTGACAATACTGATCCGGAAGTTAGAAAGAAACATTATGCTGAATTAAGTAAATACTTAATTAATGATGAAGCTATTGTTGTTCCGGTATTCTCAAGTACTACAAAAGCATTTGTAAATAACAGAGTTAAAAAATATGATATTTCATCACCTCAAGAAGGAAAAGCACCTTTCAGAAATTCTGATATAGAATTGACTAAAGATGCACCTGAAGTTGATAAATAG
- a CDS encoding oligopeptide ABC transporter substrate-binding protein, giving the protein MKKLSKIVALCLATTFLFSACSKGGSNESKKDDKKVGIQDNLVVENEGKAVENATLKVAYINDSPFTGIFHQAFASGNPDMEILAYSTNGTFKIDENYRLVNGGGADIEFKPEEKKAIITIHEKYTWNDGTPVTSADFLEYYKIVAHKDYTGVRFDDDMRNVVGIEEYNKGESKEISGFKTLSDKKFEIHFKKFNPGILWGGGIPFEPVPSHKLKDIPVKEQEAHDITRKNPLSPGPYYIKEIVPGQQVVFEANPHYYKGQPKVKKVVWKIVPSSQIVAALQAGEYDLTVGLNSDLYSKVKDLKNVKLGIQDELSYTYIGFKLGKWDNTKKEVVTDPNAKMADVKLRQAMAYAIDNNQVGEKFYQGLRRNATQLMIPAFKEYYDESLKGYTYDLEKAKKLLDEAGYKDTNGDGIREDKNGKPFKIKFASMSGGAIAEPIANYYIQQWKSIGLDVELTTGRLIEFNSFYEKVQADDPEIDIYQAAWGTGSNPNPTGLYGRKAQFNFSRFSSEELDKIFDKINSVEAVDKDYRAKAYKEFANYMFENVPVVPTLFRKGIVAVNNRVKKWDITPGSNFGLFDVELTADSPVK; this is encoded by the coding sequence ATGAAAAAATTATCAAAAATCGTTGCGTTATGTTTAGCAACAACGTTTTTATTCTCCGCTTGTAGTAAAGGCGGATCAAACGAATCAAAGAAGGATGACAAAAAAGTTGGAATCCAAGATAATTTGGTTGTTGAAAATGAAGGAAAAGCAGTTGAAAATGCGACACTTAAAGTTGCATATATAAATGATTCACCATTTACTGGTATTTTCCATCAAGCTTTTGCAAGTGGTAATCCTGATATGGAAATTTTGGCTTATTCTACAAACGGTACATTTAAAATTGATGAAAACTACAGATTAGTAAATGGTGGCGGTGCAGATATTGAATTTAAACCAGAAGAAAAGAAGGCAATCATAACTATTCATGAAAAATATACATGGAATGACGGAACTCCGGTAACTTCCGCAGACTTTTTAGAATATTATAAAATCGTAGCACATAAGGATTATACAGGTGTTCGTTTCGACGACGATATGAGAAATGTAGTTGGTATAGAAGAATATAATAAAGGTGAAAGCAAAGAAATTTCAGGTTTTAAAACTTTGAGTGATAAGAAATTTGAAATCCACTTTAAGAAATTCAATCCTGGTATTCTTTGGGGTGGTGGAATTCCTTTCGAACCGGTTCCAAGTCATAAATTGAAAGACATTCCTGTTAAAGAACAAGAAGCACATGACATCACTAGAAAGAACCCATTGTCTCCTGGACCTTACTATATTAAAGAAATAGTTCCCGGACAACAAGTTGTTTTTGAAGCTAACCCACATTACTACAAGGGTCAACCAAAGGTTAAAAAAGTTGTATGGAAAATTGTTCCATCATCACAAATTGTTGCTGCTTTACAAGCAGGTGAATATGATTTAACTGTTGGATTAAATTCAGACCTTTATAGCAAAGTTAAAGACTTAAAGAATGTTAAATTAGGTATTCAAGATGAATTATCTTATACTTATATAGGGTTTAAACTTGGTAAATGGGATAATACAAAGAAAGAAGTTGTAACAGATCCTAATGCAAAAATGGCGGATGTTAAATTACGTCAAGCTATGGCTTATGCAATTGATAATAACCAAGTTGGTGAAAAATTCTATCAAGGTTTAAGAAGAAATGCGACACAACTTATGATTCCTGCATTTAAAGAATATTATGACGAATCATTAAAAGGTTATACTTATGATTTAGAAAAAGCTAAGAAACTTCTTGATGAAGCAGGATATAAAGATACTAATGGTGACGGAATAAGAGAAGATAAAAACGGTAAACCATTTAAGATTAAATTTGCTTCAATGTCAGGTGGAGCTATTGCTGAACCTATAGCTAACTACTATATTCAACAATGGAAATCAATCGGATTAGACGTTGAACTTACTACTGGAAGACTTATAGAATTTAACTCATTCTATGAAAAAGTTCAAGCTGATGATCCTGAAATAGATATTTACCAAGCAGCTTGGGGAACAGGATCAAATCCTAATCCTACAGGTCTTTATGGAAGAAAAGCTCAATTTAACTTCTCAAGATTTTCAAGTGAAGAATTAGATAAGATTTTTGATAAAATTAATTCTGTCGAAGCTGTTGATAAAGATTACAGAGCAAAGGCATATAAAGAATTCGCAAACTATATGTTTGAAAATGTACCTGTTGTACCTACATTATTCAGAAAAGGTATAGTAGCTGTAAATAACAGAGTTAAAAAATGGGATATAACTCCTGGTTCAAATTTCGGATTGTTTGATGTTGAATTAACAGCTGACTCACCTGTTAAATAG
- a CDS encoding HAAS signaling domain-containing protein translates to MNKVEYLDVLNDYLLKYYSEEESLDILRDYEEYFLNGKLDGKTEQEIILELGSPKIIVQELRAEEKNVSKKQGVFLNLSKKFDRWFEKGLSDRYSNREIEIMENKCDKVIEKYGIFSFMFLAIFSVIEAFLGFRFLAGITEMLGVYIISISFLVRTNRGLQTRAGKFLTLVNILFIMFYFAFAFRGARDILEVGFNLTFLMAIVNLMLIFIFSKGMFFLIIISLFFAIMLIILGGIWFLFVGMTVFGVGLAIFLTPITLTALSSLSLSFLWVVFPIMLAIGLFIAMSILIKYYSIFIYRLVLKYNDWIKIKFMYSRVYGRKTKEDEYER, encoded by the coding sequence ATGAATAAGGTTGAATACTTGGATGTCTTAAATGATTATCTTTTAAAATATTATTCAGAAGAAGAAAGTTTGGATATTTTAAGAGATTACGAAGAATATTTCTTAAATGGTAAATTAGACGGAAAAACTGAACAAGAAATTATTTTAGAGCTCGGTTCTCCAAAAATAATCGTTCAAGAGCTTAGAGCTGAAGAAAAAAATGTTTCAAAAAAGCAGGGAGTTTTTTTGAACTTAAGTAAAAAATTTGACCGCTGGTTTGAAAAAGGCTTATCAGATAGATATTCAAATAGAGAAATTGAAATTATGGAGAACAAATGTGATAAAGTTATTGAAAAATATGGCATTTTTTCATTTATGTTTCTTGCTATATTTTCAGTTATAGAAGCATTTTTGGGCTTTAGATTTCTAGCAGGAATTACAGAAATGCTGGGAGTATACATTATTTCAATATCCTTTTTAGTAAGAACAAATAGAGGATTACAGACAAGGGCGGGGAAATTTTTGACACTCGTGAATATTTTATTCATAATGTTCTATTTTGCATTTGCATTTCGAGGTGCGAGAGACATTTTAGAAGTAGGATTTAACTTAACTTTCCTTATGGCTATTGTTAATCTGATGCTAATATTTATCTTTTCAAAGGGAATGTTTTTCCTTATAATAATTTCTCTATTCTTTGCAATAATGCTTATAATTTTGGGAGGAATTTGGTTTTTGTTTGTAGGTATGACTGTTTTTGGAGTTGGACTTGCAATCTTCTTAACACCGATTACTCTAACTGCATTGTCATCATTATCACTTAGTTTTTTGTGGGTAGTTTTTCCGATAATGCTTGCTATAGGACTTTTCATAGCTATGAGTATTTTAATTAAATATTATTCAATATTCATATACAGATTAGTGTTGAAATATAATGATTGGATAAAAATAAAATTTATGTACTCAAGAGTTTATGGGCGAAAAACGAAGGAGGACGAATATGAGAGGTAA
- a CDS encoding PadR family transcriptional regulator has translation MDTQIKKGLLDLCVLSFLMDKDMYGYEIVQSISKSIEVSEGTIYPILRRLSKEGFFETYIVESNEGPARKYYRITASGMRYYNNQLEAWEKLKNGMDKILKRGENDE, from the coding sequence ATGGATACGCAAATTAAAAAAGGTCTGTTAGATCTCTGTGTCTTAAGTTTTTTAATGGACAAGGATATGTACGGATATGAAATTGTTCAAAGTATTTCAAAATCCATTGAAGTAAGTGAAGGCACTATATATCCGATTCTCAGACGACTCAGTAAAGAAGGTTTTTTTGAAACTTATATCGTTGAGTCAAACGAGGGGCCTGCAAGAAAATATTATAGAATTACCGCTTCCGGAATGAGATATTATAATAATCAGTTGGAAGCGTGGGAAAAGTTAAAAAATGGAATGGATAAGATTTTAAAGAGAGGTGAAAATGATGAATAA